In bacterium, the following proteins share a genomic window:
- a CDS encoding ABC transporter permease translates to MNLAAYVGRRALLVPVMLVGITLLTFLISHAVPADPVAANLGEQAAANPEVVAAFRHQWGLDRPLPQQYLVYVWRLAHGDMGMSISTHQAVATDLGQDLPATIELAFAAMLISLAVGVPAGIVAGVRRDTALDQISRGGSLIGVSMPVFWLGLVSLLVFYAWLGWAPSAGQLNPRLSRPPAVTNFVVIDALLAGEGDVARDALSHLVLPALVLSAYSIGVITRMMRGSMLDVLGEDYVRTARAKGLSGLRVTLRHAARNALLPVITIVGLSFGGLLSGAVITETVFAWPGLGSYAFRSATSLDFPAIMGVGIVVASVYVFANLLVDVAYAVADPRIRMG, encoded by the coding sequence GTGAACCTCGCGGCCTACGTCGGCCGGCGCGCGCTGCTCGTGCCGGTGATGCTCGTCGGGATCACGCTGCTGACGTTCCTGATCTCGCACGCGGTCCCCGCGGACCCGGTCGCGGCCAACCTCGGCGAGCAGGCGGCGGCGAACCCCGAGGTCGTCGCCGCCTTCCGCCACCAGTGGGGGCTCGACCGGCCGCTGCCGCAGCAGTACCTGGTCTACGTGTGGCGTCTCGCGCACGGCGACATGGGGATGTCGATCTCGACGCACCAGGCCGTGGCGACGGACCTCGGGCAGGATCTCCCCGCGACCATCGAGCTCGCCTTCGCGGCGATGCTGATCAGCCTCGCCGTGGGCGTCCCGGCCGGCATCGTCGCGGGCGTACGCCGCGACACCGCGCTCGACCAGATCAGCCGGGGCGGCTCGCTGATCGGCGTCTCGATGCCGGTGTTCTGGCTCGGCCTCGTGTCGCTGCTCGTCTTCTACGCCTGGCTCGGCTGGGCGCCGTCGGCCGGACAGCTGAACCCCCGGCTCTCGCGGCCGCCTGCGGTGACGAACTTCGTCGTGATCGACGCGCTGCTGGCCGGCGAGGGCGACGTGGCCCGCGACGCCCTGTCGCACCTCGTGCTGCCGGCGCTCGTGCTGTCCGCGTACAGCATCGGAGTGATCACGCGCATGATGCGCGGCAGCATGCTCGACGTGCTGGGCGAGGACTACGTGCGCACGGCCCGCGCGAAGGGGCTGTCGGGGCTGCGCGTGACGCTGCGCCACGCGGCTCGCAACGCGCTGCTGCCGGTGATTACGATCGTGGGGCTCAGCTTCGGCGGGCTGCTCTCCGGCGCGGTCATCACGGAGACGGTCTTCGCGTGGCCCGGCCTCGGCTCGTACGCGTTTCGCAGCGCCACGTCGCTCGACTTTCCCGCGATCATGGGCGTCGGGATCGTGGTGGCGTCGGTCTACGTCTTCGCGAATCTGCTGGTCGACGTCGCCTACGCGGTGGCCGACCCGCGGATCAGGATGGGCTGA
- a CDS encoding ABC transporter substrate-binding protein gives MTDGTENGRGRTRGSLTRRDLLAGTAAGAAAAASRPLWDAGAAFGAAPSGRDTVVMAPSYVIRSLDPGRTLEPLGEMITHAAYDALVTFAGEDLSNPRPHLATSWTVTGGGRLYTFALRRDVRFASGNPLTSADVKWSFERVKNLKSNPAFFLDNVDAITAPDPYTVVLRLRDPQPSIVPILSNGALGIVDSKAAAAQGADAGPDANTRDRAEGYLNMHSLGSGAFILESHTPNQEVVMARNPRYWRGAPSVARVVIKNIPEASTQALGLERGDIDIATGLGLSNAETLSRVPSVTTKNSLIAASFLMMVNMDPELSGSLANPKIIQAIRYGLDYEGILKIAGPGAVRMAGVIPNNLAGALDPREAPKTDRDRAKALIRESGIASPRGRMNYASDQTSFGIQYSILAQKLQADLAAVGITVDLNPLPGAVALGDYRAAKAPALFGGYVLDYPDATDFLVYLPGRLVGKRMRWPAAASSAAGELAHWGDQAEQEGDARARVALLQKVQRRLLEIGPYIPLFTPALPWGYRADLRGVTFNSVWGTDFFTLRRT, from the coding sequence ATGACGGACGGTACAGAGAACGGCCGCGGGCGAACCCGCGGCAGCTTGACCCGCCGCGACCTGCTCGCCGGGACGGCCGCGGGCGCGGCGGCGGCCGCCTCGCGGCCGCTGTGGGACGCCGGCGCCGCGTTCGGGGCCGCGCCCTCCGGCCGCGATACCGTGGTGATGGCGCCGAGCTACGTCATTCGCAGCCTGGATCCCGGACGGACGCTCGAACCGCTCGGCGAGATGATAACGCACGCAGCGTACGACGCGCTCGTGACGTTCGCGGGCGAAGACCTGTCGAACCCACGGCCGCATCTCGCGACGTCGTGGACCGTCACCGGGGGCGGCCGGCTGTACACGTTCGCGCTGCGGCGCGACGTCCGCTTCGCCTCCGGCAATCCGCTGACGTCGGCCGACGTAAAGTGGTCCTTCGAGCGAGTGAAGAACCTGAAATCCAACCCCGCGTTCTTCCTCGACAACGTCGACGCGATTACGGCGCCCGATCCGTACACCGTCGTGCTGCGCCTGCGCGACCCGCAGCCGTCGATCGTCCCGATCCTCTCCAACGGCGCGCTGGGGATCGTCGACAGCAAGGCCGCCGCGGCGCAGGGGGCCGACGCGGGGCCGGACGCGAACACCCGCGACCGCGCCGAAGGCTACCTCAACATGCACTCGCTCGGCAGCGGGGCGTTCATCCTCGAGAGCCACACGCCGAACCAGGAAGTGGTCATGGCGCGCAACCCGCGGTACTGGCGCGGGGCGCCGTCCGTCGCGCGCGTCGTCATCAAGAACATCCCGGAGGCCTCGACCCAGGCGCTCGGGCTCGAGCGGGGCGACATCGACATCGCGACGGGCCTCGGCCTCTCGAACGCCGAGACGCTGAGCCGCGTGCCGAGCGTGACCACGAAGAACAGCCTGATCGCGGCCTCGTTCCTGATGATGGTGAACATGGATCCCGAACTGAGCGGCTCGCTCGCCAACCCGAAGATCATCCAGGCCATCCGGTACGGGCTCGACTACGAGGGCATTCTGAAGATCGCGGGCCCCGGCGCGGTGCGGATGGCCGGCGTGATCCCCAACAACCTCGCGGGCGCGCTCGATCCCCGGGAGGCTCCCAAGACCGACCGGGACCGCGCGAAGGCGCTGATCCGGGAGTCCGGGATCGCCTCCCCCCGGGGCCGCATGAACTACGCGAGCGACCAGACCTCCTTCGGCATCCAGTACTCGATCCTCGCGCAGAAGCTCCAGGCCGACCTGGCCGCGGTCGGCATCACCGTCGACCTCAACCCGCTGCCGGGGGCCGTCGCGCTCGGCGACTACCGCGCGGCCAAGGCGCCGGCGCTCTTCGGCGGGTACGTCCTCGACTATCCGGACGCGACCGACTTCCTCGTCTACCTTCCCGGCCGTCTCGTCGGCAAGCGGATGCGCTGGCCCGCGGCGGCGAGCTCCGCGGCCGGCGAGCTGGCGCATTGGGGCGACCAAGCGGAGCAGGAGGGCGACGCGCGGGCGCGCGTGGCGCTGCTGCAGAAGGTCCAGCGGCGCCTCCTCGAGATCGGTCCCTACATCCCGTTGTTCACGCCCGCGCTGCCGTGGGGCTACCGCGCCGACCTGCGCGGCGTGACGTTCAACAGCGTCTGGGGGACCGACTTCTTCACCCTCCGCCGCACCTAG
- a CDS encoding ABC transporter substrate-binding protein — MSRRTVLRGLGAGVLLGTAALPGEAAAAGGDLGTLVVGGLALFRTLDPGRTIEVNGMSVEKACYDTLVTFYGEDLRTPRPLLATAWQTSADGRRFTFTLRAGVHFASGNELTSADVKWSFDRVLNLKANTSFLFDGVEGVDAPNPATVVVRTKAAKPDLIPILSHQGLSVLDSKLLIQNGGDAGPDANSRDHAEPYLFQHSAGSGPFMLQSYISSQELILVRNPRYWGRAPQLQRIVIRHVPDPVTQALQVVRGDIDVASSIGPDQEEPLRRAPNVVVRATPAATTFYVLMNNNPDVGGPFSNPKIQQAVRYGLDYDGIMKIAGPGAARLAGVIPTLMPGSLPPSAAAKQDLARARALVKESGLAAVAGKFQYSSDAIQFGIPTSLIAQKIQADLQRVGINLTLDGLPNVTALTLYRGGKDQFGCWGWAADWPDASDFLVYAPGRVVGKRAGWLPSASPTAQRIASLADAAEAEPDTKKRIAMLQQFEHLLADAGPYVPLFQPAIPFAHRSNVTGVSYNSVWALDLAAIRKTA, encoded by the coding sequence GTGAGCCGCCGGACGGTACTCCGCGGCCTCGGCGCCGGGGTGCTGCTCGGCACCGCGGCCCTGCCGGGTGAGGCCGCGGCCGCGGGCGGCGACCTCGGTACGCTCGTCGTCGGCGGCCTCGCGCTGTTCCGGACGCTCGATCCCGGGCGGACGATCGAAGTGAACGGTATGAGCGTCGAGAAGGCCTGCTACGACACGCTCGTGACGTTCTACGGCGAAGACCTCCGGACGCCCCGGCCGCTGCTGGCGACCGCGTGGCAGACGAGCGCGGACGGCCGCCGGTTCACGTTTACGCTGCGGGCCGGCGTCCACTTCGCGAGCGGCAACGAGCTGACGTCGGCCGACGTGAAGTGGTCCTTCGACCGCGTCCTGAACCTGAAAGCGAACACGTCGTTCCTCTTCGACGGGGTCGAGGGCGTGGACGCGCCGAACCCCGCGACCGTCGTCGTCCGCACCAAGGCGGCGAAACCGGACCTCATTCCGATCCTCTCGCACCAAGGCCTGTCGGTGCTCGACAGCAAGCTGCTCATCCAAAACGGCGGCGACGCGGGGCCCGACGCGAACAGCCGGGACCACGCGGAGCCGTACCTGTTCCAGCACTCCGCCGGCAGCGGGCCGTTCATGTTGCAGAGTTACATTTCGTCGCAGGAGTTGATCCTGGTGCGCAACCCGCGGTACTGGGGCCGCGCGCCGCAGCTTCAGCGCATCGTGATCCGGCACGTGCCGGATCCGGTGACGCAGGCGCTCCAGGTCGTCCGCGGCGACATCGACGTCGCCTCGTCGATCGGACCCGACCAGGAAGAACCGCTTCGCCGCGCCCCGAACGTCGTCGTGCGCGCGACCCCCGCGGCGACGACCTTCTACGTCTTGATGAACAACAACCCGGACGTCGGCGGGCCGTTCTCAAATCCGAAGATCCAGCAGGCGGTCCGCTACGGGCTCGACTACGACGGCATCATGAAAATCGCCGGCCCCGGCGCGGCGCGGCTCGCCGGCGTGATCCCGACGCTGATGCCGGGGTCGCTGCCGCCGAGCGCCGCCGCAAAGCAGGACCTCGCGCGGGCCCGCGCCCTCGTCAAGGAGTCCGGACTCGCCGCGGTGGCGGGCAAGTTCCAGTACTCGAGCGATGCGATTCAGTTCGGCATCCCGACGTCGCTCATCGCCCAGAAGATCCAGGCGGACCTGCAACGGGTCGGGATCAACCTCACCCTCGACGGGCTGCCGAACGTCACCGCGCTCACCCTCTATCGCGGCGGCAAGGACCAGTTCGGATGCTGGGGCTGGGCCGCCGACTGGCCGGATGCGAGCGACTTCCTTGTCTACGCGCCGGGCCGGGTCGTCGGGAAGCGCGCGGGGTGGCTGCCGTCGGCGAGTCCGACGGCGCAGCGGATCGCGTCCCTCGCCGACGCCGCGGAGGCCGAGCCGGATACGAAGAAGCGCATCGCGATGCTGCAGCAGTTCGAGCACCTGCTCGCGGACGCGGGCCCCTACGTACCGCTCTTCCAGCCGGCAATCCCGTTCGCGCACCGCAGCAACGTGACCGGTGTCTCCTACAACAGCGTGTGGGCGCTCGACCTCGCCGCGATCCGGAAAACGGCCTGA
- a CDS encoding M14 family zinc carboxypeptidase, translated as MTRLLDERIPRTLDALLSRVEHEAPPGSRVEAWLFEGAAARREAEDRLRERGIAAAVRSAYKPLVHFFLEEVEAAGLRGATVRYPVLANVHEKRFRLEAYPLAALLPGVDVRFVPSAGAPQYQIDLERRTGETERLAVFAPNRVREDHLGGRVLAPTGWLRITGPGDPHPRVDEPVATEYETIFERVMSAVRAYDWGTREPYFEQLTIRADVPGVERRLPYGEECLSTCEALHEELYFSILEYFKHRAGRPIDDRTTRPGQIVPDVREGAASPRVRVTLDTPAADVDAGPAAAGAGAAAPSLDAAAAPLAIGDVWDEAAALEGRRFSAWSRQGRPVPGVYRPGRRPAIVVTAGQHANETTGVVGALRAARRLAADPDASFAVIPLENPDGYALHRRLCAVNPRHMHHAARYTALGDDLQSRTAAPWDEKAARLEAQRLSSAALHVNLHGYPSHEWTRPLTGYLPRGFQTWSVPKGFYLILRHHGAWRSRVTEFLDAVTARLAAVPGLVDLNRAQIAASEAHTGERPDPIMHWIPCQITEDETAPFPLGLITEFPDETIYGDLFVLGHTALMETVLAAERVYSGMARG; from the coding sequence GTGACGCGCCTGCTGGATGAGCGAATCCCGCGCACCCTGGACGCTCTGCTGTCGCGCGTGGAACACGAGGCGCCGCCCGGCAGCCGCGTGGAGGCCTGGCTCTTTGAAGGCGCGGCGGCCCGGCGGGAGGCGGAAGATCGGCTCCGCGAGCGCGGCATCGCCGCGGCGGTGCGCAGCGCGTACAAGCCGCTCGTGCATTTCTTCCTCGAGGAAGTCGAGGCCGCCGGACTGCGCGGCGCGACGGTGCGCTACCCCGTGCTCGCAAACGTCCACGAGAAGCGCTTCCGCCTTGAAGCCTATCCCCTCGCCGCGCTTCTGCCGGGTGTGGACGTGCGCTTCGTCCCCTCCGCCGGCGCACCGCAGTATCAGATCGATCTCGAGCGGCGGACCGGCGAGACCGAGCGTCTGGCGGTCTTCGCGCCGAATCGCGTGCGCGAAGACCACCTCGGCGGGCGGGTACTCGCACCTACCGGATGGCTCCGCATCACCGGCCCGGGCGACCCGCACCCGCGGGTCGATGAGCCGGTGGCCACGGAGTACGAGACGATCTTCGAGCGCGTGATGAGCGCGGTTCGCGCGTACGACTGGGGGACCCGCGAGCCGTACTTCGAGCAGCTCACGATCCGCGCCGACGTCCCCGGCGTCGAGCGGCGTCTGCCGTACGGAGAGGAGTGCCTCAGCACGTGCGAGGCGCTGCACGAGGAGCTGTACTTCTCGATCTTGGAATATTTCAAACATCGGGCGGGGCGTCCGATCGACGACCGCACGACGCGGCCCGGCCAGATCGTTCCCGACGTCCGCGAGGGCGCGGCGTCACCCCGCGTGCGCGTCACGCTCGACACCCCGGCCGCCGATGTGGACGCCGGGCCGGCCGCGGCCGGCGCCGGCGCGGCGGCCCCCTCGCTCGACGCCGCCGCCGCTCCCCTCGCGATCGGGGACGTCTGGGACGAGGCCGCCGCCCTTGAAGGCCGGCGCTTTTCGGCGTGGTCCCGGCAAGGACGGCCGGTTCCCGGCGTCTACCGGCCGGGCCGGCGGCCCGCCATCGTCGTGACGGCCGGGCAGCACGCCAACGAGACGACCGGCGTCGTCGGCGCGCTGCGCGCGGCGCGCCGCCTCGCCGCCGACCCGGACGCGTCGTTCGCGGTGATTCCGCTCGAGAACCCCGACGGCTACGCACTGCACCGGCGGCTCTGCGCGGTGAACCCCCGGCACATGCACCACGCCGCGCGCTACACCGCGCTCGGCGACGACCTGCAGTCGCGCACCGCCGCGCCGTGGGACGAGAAGGCCGCGAGACTCGAGGCGCAGCGCCTCAGCAGCGCCGCGCTGCACGTCAATCTTCACGGGTACCCGTCGCACGAATGGACGCGGCCGCTGACGGGCTATCTTCCGCGAGGCTTTCAGACGTGGTCCGTCCCGAAGGGCTTCTATCTCATCCTGCGTCACCACGGCGCCTGGCGGAGCCGGGTAACGGAGTTTCTCGACGCGGTCACGGCGCGGCTCGCGGCGGTCCCGGGACTCGTCGACCTCAACCGCGCGCAGATCGCCGCCTCCGAAGCGCACACGGGCGAACGGCCGGATCCGATCATGCATTGGATCCCGTGCCAGATTACGGAAGACGAGACGGCGCCATTCCCGCTCGGGCTGATCACGGAATTCCCGGACGAAACGATCTACGGAGACCTGTTCGTCCTCGGCCACACCGCGCTGATGGAGACCGTGCTGGCCGCCGAGCGCGTCTACAGCGGGATGGCGCGGGGCTAG
- a CDS encoding lyase family protein, with the protein MLDAHGSRDPVYVRHVLGPRYVFACREEFPYLRDVLVAHVVMLARQRLLEPAVAAETLLALESVSAADLPAYDPRWEDLYFVLHHRVDTATHGRGEFRLALSRNDAGAAVARLMLRDQTLDVIAASDGVREALLEQAERHRATLIMANTHHQHAQPTTAGHYLLAAAGSLGRCAERYRAALRRFDQSPLGAVALTTTGFAIDRHYTAALLGFEGVVENSYDAVSAGDYACDLAGCGAVLAASVSRVVYDLLYWAGSEVDGLRLSPPFIQISSLMPQKRNPVALEHVRSALSRFLGDCAAVVASSHNVPYGDVNDPVEDALPAVTESHRELCGTLDLLRSVVAQAEIRPEAWAGALRGTFATSTELADTLVRTAGLRFADAHAVAARLIADRRARGADFGGVTPEEVAAAAESEAGRRVLLSREVLEAALDPAAFVAVRNVEGGPGPRAMEAMLRAARAALAESRASTQAARGRVAAARAQREEAGAAVIAAALGSGNAGRRP; encoded by the coding sequence ATGCTCGACGCCCACGGTTCTCGCGACCCGGTGTACGTCAGGCACGTACTCGGGCCGCGCTACGTCTTCGCCTGCCGCGAAGAGTTTCCGTACCTGCGCGACGTGCTCGTGGCCCACGTCGTGATGCTCGCGCGGCAGCGCCTGCTCGAGCCCGCCGTCGCCGCGGAGACGCTCCTCGCGCTCGAATCGGTCTCCGCCGCCGATCTGCCGGCCTATGATCCGCGGTGGGAGGATCTCTACTTCGTCCTGCACCACCGGGTGGACACGGCGACGCACGGACGCGGAGAGTTTCGCCTCGCGCTCAGCCGGAACGACGCGGGCGCCGCGGTCGCGCGGCTCATGTTGCGCGATCAGACGCTCGACGTCATCGCCGCCTCGGACGGCGTACGGGAGGCCCTCCTCGAGCAGGCCGAGCGCCACCGCGCGACGCTGATCATGGCGAATACGCACCACCAGCACGCCCAGCCGACGACGGCCGGCCACTACCTGCTTGCCGCCGCCGGCTCGCTGGGACGGTGCGCCGAACGGTACCGCGCGGCGCTCCGGCGGTTCGATCAGTCGCCGCTGGGGGCGGTCGCGCTGACGACCACCGGGTTCGCGATCGACCGCCACTACACCGCGGCGCTGCTCGGATTCGAGGGCGTCGTCGAGAACAGCTACGACGCGGTCTCGGCGGGCGACTACGCGTGCGATCTTGCCGGCTGCGGCGCGGTGCTGGCCGCGAGCGTCAGCCGCGTCGTCTACGACCTGCTCTACTGGGCCGGGTCGGAGGTCGACGGGTTGCGCCTGTCGCCGCCCTTCATTCAGATCAGCAGCCTGATGCCGCAGAAGCGCAACCCCGTCGCGCTCGAGCACGTCCGCAGCGCGCTCAGCCGGTTCCTCGGCGACTGCGCGGCGGTCGTTGCCTCGTCCCACAACGTGCCGTACGGCGACGTCAACGACCCGGTCGAGGACGCCCTGCCGGCGGTCACGGAGTCCCACCGCGAGCTGTGCGGCACGCTGGACCTGCTGCGGTCGGTCGTCGCGCAGGCGGAGATCCGCCCGGAGGCGTGGGCCGGCGCACTGCGGGGCACTTTCGCCACCAGCACCGAACTCGCGGACACCCTGGTCCGGACGGCGGGCCTGCGATTCGCGGACGCCCACGCCGTGGCGGCGCGTCTGATCGCGGACCGCCGCGCACGCGGCGCCGACTTCGGCGGCGTGACGCCGGAGGAGGTCGCGGCGGCCGCGGAATCGGAGGCGGGCCGGCGCGTACTGCTGTCCAGGGAGGTGCTCGAGGCCGCGCTCGACCCGGCGGCGTTTGTCGCGGTGCGCAACGTCGAAGGAGGGCCCGGCCCCCGCGCGATGGAGGCGATGCTGCGCGCGGCGCGCGCGGCGCTGGCGGAGAGCCGGGCATCCACCCAAGCCGCGCGGGGCCGAGTCGCCGCCGCCCGCGCGCAGCGCGAAGAGGCCGGCGCCGCGGTGATCGCCGCGGCGCTGGGGTCCGGAAACGCGGGGCGGCGGCCGTAG
- a CDS encoding extracellular solute-binding protein: MMRRTMLRTVVALALAAALGGAAAAQAQGTVTITYWQYYFESKVKLMDALIPQFEKQNPGVHVVQETFPYDSYNQKVASAVPAGQGPDVVNLFYGWLPLYVDSGYLIPLPQNAFPDAQIERDFVPMVKAAKFDGKYWALPTAVRTLALFYNRDMFRRAGIGAPATWDAFVADAKRLTEYDARGRITSEGFGISPDGQDHQLIREVLFRQFGTAPYSSDGRKVTYNNAAGAAALKWYTDLVTADKVGVIGFFPGGNGYRDAFVAGKAAMIVDGSFAIGSIRSSAKFDWGVAQLPRRTAGGTPSNFGSFWVHGLTRRAAGAHQAAAVAFLRFITSPDVQRMWLQQVGEIPAAKSLVSDPKLAADPVYGPFISSLAFAHATFFVDETAQRTVLLDAINQVVLNHMDPKAALDQAAGKEQKVLDDFWAKQKRP, from the coding sequence ATGATGCGCAGGACGATGCTGAGAACGGTGGTCGCGCTCGCCCTCGCGGCGGCGCTCGGCGGGGCCGCGGCCGCGCAGGCGCAGGGCACCGTTACGATCACGTACTGGCAGTACTACTTCGAGAGCAAGGTCAAGCTCATGGACGCCCTGATCCCGCAGTTCGAGAAGCAGAATCCGGGCGTCCACGTGGTCCAGGAGACGTTCCCGTACGACTCGTACAACCAGAAGGTCGCGAGCGCGGTGCCGGCCGGCCAGGGCCCCGACGTCGTCAACCTCTTCTACGGTTGGCTGCCGCTCTACGTCGACAGCGGCTACCTGATCCCGCTGCCGCAGAACGCCTTTCCCGACGCGCAGATCGAGCGCGACTTCGTGCCGATGGTCAAGGCGGCGAAGTTCGACGGCAAGTACTGGGCGCTGCCGACCGCGGTGCGGACGCTCGCGCTCTTCTACAACCGGGACATGTTCCGGCGCGCCGGGATCGGGGCCCCCGCGACGTGGGACGCGTTCGTCGCCGACGCGAAGCGGCTGACCGAGTACGACGCGCGCGGCCGGATCACGAGCGAAGGGTTCGGGATCTCGCCCGACGGGCAGGACCATCAGCTGATCCGCGAGGTGTTGTTCCGGCAGTTCGGCACGGCGCCCTACAGCAGCGACGGACGAAAGGTCACCTACAACAACGCCGCCGGCGCCGCGGCGCTGAAATGGTACACCGACCTCGTCACCGCGGACAAGGTCGGGGTGATCGGCTTCTTCCCGGGCGGCAACGGGTACCGTGACGCGTTCGTGGCGGGCAAGGCCGCGATGATCGTGGACGGGTCGTTCGCGATCGGCTCGATCCGCTCGTCCGCGAAGTTCGATTGGGGCGTGGCGCAGCTGCCGCGCCGCACGGCCGGCGGCACGCCGAGCAACTTTGGATCGTTCTGGGTCCACGGTCTCACCCGCAGGGCCGCGGGCGCGCACCAGGCGGCCGCCGTGGCGTTCCTCAGGTTCATCACCTCGCCCGACGTGCAGCGGATGTGGCTGCAGCAGGTCGGCGAGATCCCCGCCGCCAAGTCGCTCGTCTCCGATCCGAAGCTGGCGGCGGATCCGGTGTACGGACCGTTCATCTCGAGCCTGGCGTTCGCCCACGCGACGTTCTTCGTCGACGAGACGGCGCAGCGCACGGTGCTGCTGGACGCGATCAACCAGGTCGTCCTGAACCACATGGATCCCAAGGCGGCGCTCGACCAGGCTGCGGGCAAGGAGCAGAAAGTCCTCGACGACTTCTGGGCCAAGCAGAAGCGCCCGTAG
- a CDS encoding sugar ABC transporter permease — translation MALTLARPRSGGRRFGLEARRALWAYVFLALPMAFFLSIRIAPAVTALAISLHRWNIVGAVQPFVGLANFREIAADPLFWKAIGNTVRYAVVGIPAQIALGLTVALLLRRIVRLRGFFRALYFIPFVTPIVAAAWVWQWMYSPQFGPLGRIFDVVGVVIPPLLRTPSLALYAISAMVVWEYLGFQVVIFLAGLNAIPAAYYEAAAVDGAGGLRLFRYITLPLLNSTLVFSIVYGTITYLQLFTQVLNMTFGDPGGPLGSTETAVLYVYIQGFQRFHMGQAAAATVVLFAVIMVISLAQLTVLSRPVEY, via the coding sequence ATGGCGCTGACCCTCGCGCGGCCGCGGTCCGGCGGACGCCGGTTCGGGCTCGAGGCGCGCCGGGCGTTGTGGGCGTATGTATTCCTCGCCCTGCCGATGGCCTTTTTTCTGTCCATCCGCATCGCACCCGCCGTCACGGCGCTCGCGATCAGCCTGCACCGGTGGAACATCGTCGGCGCCGTGCAGCCCTTCGTCGGCCTGGCGAATTTCCGCGAGATCGCCGCCGACCCGTTGTTCTGGAAAGCGATCGGCAACACCGTCCGCTACGCGGTCGTAGGGATCCCGGCGCAGATCGCGCTCGGCCTCACGGTCGCGCTCCTGCTGCGGCGGATCGTCCGGCTGCGCGGCTTCTTCCGCGCCCTCTATTTCATCCCGTTCGTCACGCCCATCGTAGCCGCGGCGTGGGTCTGGCAGTGGATGTACTCGCCGCAGTTCGGACCGCTGGGACGTATCTTCGACGTTGTGGGCGTCGTGATTCCTCCGCTCCTGCGCACCCCGTCGCTCGCCCTGTACGCGATCAGCGCGATGGTGGTCTGGGAGTACCTCGGGTTTCAGGTCGTCATCTTCCTCGCGGGCCTCAACGCGATTCCGGCGGCGTACTACGAGGCGGCGGCGGTGGACGGCGCGGGCGGCTTACGGCTCTTCCGCTACATCACGCTGCCGCTCCTCAACTCGACGCTCGTCTTCTCGATCGTCTACGGCACGATCACGTACCTGCAACTGTTCACGCAGGTCCTCAACATGACGTTCGGCGACCCGGGCGGGCCGCTCGGCAGCACGGAGACGGCCGTGCTCTACGTCTACATCCAGGGCTTTCAGCGGTTCCACATGGGCCAGGCCGCGGCCGCAACGGTCGTCCTGTTCGCCGTGATCATGGTCATCTCGCTCGCCCAGCTGACGGTGCTGTCCCGCCCGGTGGAGTACTGA
- a CDS encoding carbohydrate ABC transporter permease — MPARRWGTTAAYLALAAGGVLVVFPFAWMLATALKTPREIFELHFWPQAPTLDNFREVLLHTQFPRWFANSLGVAIVTTASVAFFDSLVGYTFAKLRFPGRTLAFVVILSTLMIPTEMLVIPWYTMSARFGWINTYWGIMFPGLFSAFGVFLMRQFMTGVPDELLDAARIDGLSEFGLFARIALPLVRPALAALCIFTFLGNWNAFLWPLIVIQTPQMRTLPVGIALYSGEAGSYWHLIMAASALAVVPVLAVFALLQRQIIEGVVLTGLRG, encoded by the coding sequence ATGCCGGCGCGGCGGTGGGGCACCACGGCGGCGTACCTCGCCCTGGCCGCGGGCGGCGTGCTGGTCGTGTTTCCGTTCGCGTGGATGCTCGCCACGGCCCTCAAGACCCCCCGCGAGATCTTCGAACTGCACTTCTGGCCGCAGGCGCCGACCCTCGACAACTTCCGGGAGGTCCTGCTGCACACGCAGTTTCCGCGGTGGTTCGCGAACAGCCTCGGGGTGGCGATCGTGACGACCGCGAGCGTGGCCTTCTTCGACTCGTTGGTCGGCTACACGTTCGCGAAGCTGCGGTTCCCCGGCCGGACGCTCGCGTTCGTCGTGATCCTGAGCACGCTCATGATCCCGACCGAAATGCTGGTGATCCCCTGGTACACGATGAGCGCGCGGTTCGGCTGGATCAACACCTACTGGGGAATCATGTTCCCCGGCCTCTTCAGCGCGTTCGGCGTTTTCCTGATGCGCCAGTTCATGACCGGCGTGCCCGACGAGCTGCTCGACGCCGCGCGCATCGACGGGCTGTCGGAATTCGGATTGTTTGCGCGCATCGCGCTGCCGCTCGTGCGGCCGGCGCTCGCGGCGCTCTGCATCTTTACCTTCCTCGGCAACTGGAACGCGTTTCTCTGGCCGCTCATCGTGATCCAGACCCCGCAGATGCGCACGCTGCCCGTCGGAATCGCGCTGTACAGCGGCGAGGCCGGTTCCTACTGGCACCTCATCATGGCCGCCTCGGCGCTGGCCGTCGTGCCGGTGCTGGCGGTGTTCGCGCTGCTGCAGCGGCAGATCATCGAGGGGGTCGTCCTCACCGGCCTGCGCGGCTAG